The Anolis carolinensis isolate JA03-04 chromosome 1, rAnoCar3.1.pri, whole genome shotgun sequence genome window below encodes:
- the LOC100555783 gene encoding testis-specific serine/threonine-protein kinase 6-like, whose amino-acid sequence MSKASRGDKLLSDLGYKLGQTLGEGSYSKVRVATSAKYKGPLAIKMVDRRRAPRDFVEKFLPRELSILRGIRHPHIVRVYEFIEVCNGTLYIVMEAASTDLLQMVQQVGKLPCDPEARDIFAQVVGAVRYLHDRHLVHRDLKCENVLLTSDGRRAKLTDFGFGKESRGYPELSTTYCGSAAYASPEVLMGIPYDPKKYDVWSLGIMLYVMVTGCMPFDDTHIHSMPYRQKKGVAFPEDLLSLSEPCKVLITQLLQFNPESRPCVGHVSKNPWLKGET is encoded by the coding sequence ATGTCAAAGGCTTCCAGAGGAGACAAACTTCTGAGTGACCTCGGTTACAAGCTGGGCCAGACCCTGGGAGAAGGCAGCTATTCCAAGGTGAGGGTGGCCACTTCTGCCAAATACAAAGGCCCCCTAGCCATCAAAATGGTGGACCGACGTCGGGCACCCCGGGATTTTGTTGAGAAGTTCCTGCCACGGGAGCTCTCCATCTTACGAGGGATTCGGCACCCACACATCGTCAGGGTCTACGAGTTCATCGAAGTCTGCAATGGGACGCTCTACATCGTGATGGAAGCAGCCTCCACAGACCTGCTACAAATGGTGCAGCAAGTAGGGAAACTGCCCTGTGATCCCGAAGCCCGGGACATCTTTGCCCAGGTGGTGGGTGCTGTCCGCTACCTCCATGACCGGCATTTGGTGCACCGGGACCTCAAGTGTGAGAACGTGCTGCTTACATCTGATGGCCGGCGAGCAAAACTGACTGACTTTGGTTTTGGCAAGGAGTCCCGTGGGTATCCAGAACTGAGTACCACTTATTGTGGATCAGCTGCTTATGCCTCCCCAGAGGTCCTTATGGGCATCCCCTATGATCCCAAAAAGTATGATGTATGGAGTTTAGGCATCATGTTGTACGTGATGGTCACTGGCTGCATGCCCTTTGACGACACCCACATCCATAGCATGCCCTATCGCCAGAAGAAAGGGGTTGCATTCCCAGAAGATCTGCTCTCTTTATCTGAGCCCTGCAAAGTTCTTATTACTCAGCTTCTTCAGTTCAATCCAGAATCTCGTCCCTGTGTGGGACATGTATCTAAGAATCCTTGGCTGAAGGGGGAAACATAA